TTGATTCTGATATTTCTTGGTGTagctttcttcatgtttcttatgTTTAATGTTCACTTGAGCTTCTCAGCTCTCCAGCTTATACTTTTCCTCAAGTTTGGAAATTTGGGGGccattgtatttctttaaatattttctgctgCCCTCCTCCTTTAAGAATTCCAATTAATATATATTAGGCCTCTTGAAGTTTTTTCATAGCTCacgaaggtttttttttttttccattttgcttagTTTCTACTgctttgtcttcaagttcactaatcttttacATGCAATGTCTAGTCTGCCATTAATCCCATctaatgtatttttcatctcacacATAATCTTCATGTCTACAAGTTCAATTTTGGTCTTTTTTATATCTTACGTGTCTCTGGCTTAAATTTTTAAACACAGGTAATAACACTTACAATAtctattttaatatctttctctgctaattctaacatctgtctCAGTTCTGGGTCAGTTTCAATTGATTGATTATCCTTCTCTATGGATCATGTTTTCTTGCCTCTTTGTATGCCTAGTAATCTTTGACTGAAtgtcagacattgtgaattttatcaTGTTGGATGCTGACTTTTTTGTATTATTATGAACATCCTCGAGTTTTATTCTGTGATGCAGTTAAGttacatggaaataatttgatccTTTTATGATTTGTTAGGTGGATTCTAGCAATCCTCAATCTAGGGATAATTATTCCCCATTACTGAGGCAAAACCCTTTTGAGTACTCTACTCAATGCCCCATGAATTATTACTTCAGTCTGTCTGGTGGGAATAGGCCCTGCCAGCCCTGTGTGAGTATCAGGCACGGTTCCTTATAAGCAAATTGGATGATTCTTTCTCTAGACTCAAGTAGTTTCCTCATACACATGCTGATCAGTATTCTCCCCCATACTTGACAGGTCCCTCTGCTCTTCTCTGGGTCCTCGTTCTGTACACCTGTCTCCTCTCTCGTAGTCTGTCCTGTGAACTTTAGCCACCTTCTCTCCCTAGACTCTAAGCTCCATCTCCCCAAATAGTCCACTATGTTGCTTCTGGGTTCCTTGTCCCTGCACCCCAGCCTGGAAACTCTCTCAAAATAATAAGCTGGGGTGATCATGAGTCTTACCTTGTTTATTTTTCCCGTCTCTCAAGAATCGCTGTCTTGTTGTCTGATGCCCTGTGTCATAAAAACCATTGTTTCATTACGTTTGTCTgtgggttgttttgtttgtttggtttttgattttttcattttgttggttggttggttgattgaTTGGTTATTTCAGGCAGGAAGACAAATCTGGTCCCTATTACTCCATCTTGACCAGAAATGAAAATCAacagtcatttatttttctctctcatgcaTCTGTGGGTTATTTGGGGATTCAGCTGATCTCATCTGGCTTTATAGGAGTTAGTTGGGCTCAGCTGATTTCTGATGGCCATCCATAtatatgtggtttttttttttttaatgaacaaataatgTTCAGCTTAGTTGAAACTGGAAATCAGCCTGAAAGTTTTACAAAGAAGTCAATACTAGCCATGGTgatcttttttaataaaatgcttcTAATTTAAAAGAAGTCATGGGCAGGGTGTTGACATTTTCCTAGATTTTAGCCTCAATTTCTAGGGGAAGAAAATGTGTGTTTCTAAAAGTAATTATGGAAATTATCATTAACacctttacttttttatttaaaaattagaagacaatgtatttaaaaatatgcaagaaTCACAGGAAACCCAAATATCCAACCACCTAGATGAAACTGTTGCTGCTGTCAGTATAACGCCTAGAAAGAAGATCCAAATCAAGCTGCCTCAGACAGCTCTATTTCAGCCTCCTCGAGAGAAACTCCTTCAATGTGAAGAGAAAGCCAAGTCCTATTCCAGCAGTCATGAAGTAAGGAGCCTTTCTCTTCTATACCTGTACTCTATTAATGATCAAGGAAAGTCAGATATTTTGGGTTACATTCCTAATCTCAGGAGTTTTATATAAAAGAGTGTATAAGAGAGTACCTTTCACTATAGCATCAGTGAATGTAGCTTCTCAGGGCTCCATGCCCAGCAGCTGGCACAGTAAACATTTAGTATTTGTTTACTGAACAAATGCATAGATGAACAAACAAGTCCACCATGGCCTCTGGCAAGTGTTTACTAGACTGCCTGGCTGTGGGCTTGGCCTACTATGGTCATTTTCAAATCAGCCAACAAATGTTaattgagctcctactatgtgctgCATCTAGGCACTAGAATCAACGTAAACAAGGTGATAAAGCGTCTGCTCTCAGAGAACTCAGAATTGTTGTATTCTTAATCTGCTTGTTTTCTGCATGTTTCTTCCACATTTTCTTCTCAAAAGTTttgctcattcactcatttattcaatatACCTTTCTCTACCACCTTCTATGTATCAGgccatgttcattcattcatttcataaatATCTATTGTATGCCCAATATATGCCAGGTGCTGGGAAAGTGCTGGGGGCACCTTGGGGAAAACCACAGTCTGCACTTTGGAGGTATTCATAGTTTGGTTGGGAAGATAGAAGGGGATGGATCATTTTAGTGTTTTAAGTTCTGTGATGGACACAAGCTCAGAGTGATATACAACAAAATGGAGTGGCAATGAGCCCAGATGTGGTGGAGGGACAGCAATTAAGGTACATTTCTTGGGGGAGGAGTTACTTGGACTGCATTTACTTAGGAGTTGGCTAGGTGAGGAAGAGGGCAAAGGTGTTCTGGGAAAAGGTAGCCAATGAGTAAGAGCCCAGGGTCTGAGGGTGCACAGTATTTTGGGGAACTACAAAGAACTTTCTGGGGCACCGGCTTTAGTGACAGGGTCGAAAATGAGGCCTGGTCCTTACCTTTCCACCTCTGCTTTGCCCCTTCAGCTTTCTTTAATCAGAGTTCTtctttcctgcctcctctcttGCTGTTCCAATTATCTGTTGCTACATAACAtacaccccaaaacttagtgggtTAAAGCAAAACAGTCATGCATTTTCACACGAACATGCAATTTATGCAGAACCCTGTGGGGCTGGGTCAGCTCTGCTCCAAGCAGCCTCAGTTGGGCTCAATGGGAATAGAGAATCCTCTTCTAAGATGGCTCCCTCACGTGAGTGCTTGGTGCTGGCTGCCGGGTCCTTTTCCTGTGGGCCTCTCCATGAGGCAGCTTAGGCTTCCTCACAGCATAGCAGTTGGGTTCCAAAAGTGAGCATCCAAGAGATAGAAAAAAGAAGCCGCCAATTTCTTAAGTCCTGGGCCAAAAAACTGCCAAAGCCTTTCTTTATccacattctattggtcaaacAGTCATAAAACCCAGATTCAAAGGGAAGGGGACATCCCCAGATGGAAGGAGTACCAAAGAATTTTGGAGCTGTGTTAAAAACTACCATACTTGCTTCAAGTATATTGCTTCCCTGAGCTGACCTGGAGCTGGAAATTCACAGTTCCTTATTCTCTTTGTCCTAGCCCTGAATGAAAAAGTGTTTCCCATTTTTTCTGTTTGCAATCTTGATGATTGCATTTGCCATGCTAGTATCATATGCTGCTAGGGAAAGTATTTGAATTGAGATTAAAATGTGTTATTTGCAAACTGCTACCACTTGCCCACTTATGTGTTACAGCTCAAAAGCGAGTCCTCACCTGATGCACACAAAGTCAGAAGACactgggattttgagaagagaaaagtttatttagcaaaggCTAGCTTTGTGGAGACAGGAGGATAAATAGttcctcagatctgtctccccaGGCTGGAAAGTTGAGGGATACTTATGGAATTAAGCAAAAGGTAGTGGGGATAGGGATTATTAGGCCTTGTGACACACTGGGATTGGCTGGTAAACATTCAAATTTAGGATCACAAGTTGGCTATTTTCATTGGCTGTGTCTACGTTTAAATTTGGGATTGCAAGTTGGTTATTATCATTGGCTGGTGGGTTCTTTTATCTTAAGATGTGGGCTTGTGATGTTGCTGGAATTTGTAATCATTGGActtcttgctttctttcaggTCTGGTGTTTCTCTTTCCTGTAGTCCCTGCTTACTTTGATTTCACTTGCAGGgtattttatgtcattttaagTTCAGGTCTGTTCTTTTCAGTGCATGCTTCGCTAGTTTCAGTTAGTTCTGTGGGGGAagaagaaagcaggaacttgTCCTGGGGTTAGGTGAATCCCTCATTAAACTTGAAAGAGGGAAGTGAAAGTTTTAACAATTTAGTAAGATAGGGGCTATTCTAGTGGATTAGCACAGGGCAGTTTCAGGGAgtgtgatttttactattataatgacGCCAAGTTTTCTCCTAGGTTAACTTTCTTGTAGCTGTGCATATCTTTGCGGTTAAAGCTAATTAAGGCTGGTCTTGCTAGAGCTGTTAAAACAAGAACTTATTTTTGGGGTGTGTAGGTGGGAatttcagagaaaagagaaatggaaacttttgcaaCCTAGTTAGAGAGGGAGCTGCTTCGGCcatgggagggtggggggaggcagttATGAAAAACGGGGCAGGGTCCACTACAATTGTGCCTGAATATATAGTAGATTTTCATTGATGGGCAGCTGGAAGACCTAGGGAATGATTAGATATCTGCTctaccttttctattttttctttattccattaCATTTTTCACCACTAGCATGCTATAAAATTTAGttatttcttatgtttattgTCTCTTTTCCCCTACTGAATGTAACCTTCCTATGGCCGGGATACAGGGCTTTGTCTGCTTTGTCCTTTGATACATCCCAAGTGCTTGAAATcatgcccagcacatagtaggcactgaataaatacttattgaattgTTTATTTAGGGCTTTGTGACTCTTAAGTTTTAAGTTGTCTAAATGCAAAGCCCATTTTCTCTTCCTAACAGTATAAACAGGCTGTCCACGAGCTCGTGCGTTGCATAGCCCTCACAAGAATTTGCTATGGTGACTCACACTGGAAACTAGCAGAGGCATATGTCCATCTGGCTCAAGGCTACCTCCAAATGAAAGGTAAGCTCCTTTCAGACTGAGGACAACAGTCATTGGCTTCTGCTGTTTTTCTAAAATGTTACTCACACTTAACTAGAAGGATTAGGTTTTCTTGGGTATTGTCCCCTCCAAATATTGAGAAGCCATTTCCTTTCAGAAACAGTCAGTAGGACACATAATAGATAaagattcaaagagaaaaaaaggaagagcaatTTTGTCCattctgagttttgttttttatgatcTTAAGAGTAGGGTTCTTAGGAGAGGATTAATCTGTTGGCTCGGAAGGCATTGTGGCAGAAGTCTGGGGCATgggtttgttccagtttgctaatgctccagttatgcaaaataccataaatggattggcttttataaagggggtttatttggttacagatttatagtctgaaggccatgaaaatgtccaaattaaggcattcaCGCTGTAAGTACACCCTCACGAAGGAAGGCCAACGGCGTCCAGAAaagctgttagctgggaaggcacgtggctggcatctgctgatcccgagttctgttccagctcctctctcagctcctgtgcattcttcaaaatgttgtcttggaacattttgtcctctcttagcttctccggagcaaacactgggctagcatcttctaagtgtcagcaaaagtctgctttcaatggccctctccagaatgtctctctcagctgctctccaaaatgtcactcttggctgctctgaggtccttctgtttgtgagctcttttataggattccagtgattaaatcaagacccaccctgaatgggcggggtccatatctccatggaaataatctaatcaaaggtattactcacagttaggtggctcacatctccatgggaacagccaatcaagaggccacaccctaataatcaatctgcccccacaaaattgcatcaaagaatatgaatttttcagggggggcataatatatacaaaccagcacagagtagGAGCCTACAATGGCATCTGTTTACATTTGTATTGATGGAAAGTCTCTTGAATGCAAGTgaccaaaaaattaaaagtctgCCTGAAACTGGCATAAATAGAAAGATCATTTATTGGCTCATACAGCTCAAAAGTCCTAGATGGTAAAACTTGCTTTAGACTTAGCCAGATCAGGGTGTTGAAACAATGTGATCAggagtcagtttctctcttttcccactgcttggttctgtttttctctggATTGGCTCCATTCTTAGCCAGGCTTAGCACACATGGCAGCAGGAAGGTTGCCAGCAGCCTTGGGCTTCCCTCTTCAGCAGGAGGAAAAGAATGTCCCCTCAACCTCCAGGATTTGGGGGTTCTAGTTGGACCAAGTTGGGTGATATGCCAAAGGCATGGAAGAATCAGATTAGCTATTGGGCTGGTGGTGTGGTGTGTGGGAGCGGGGTGTCTccaaagaaaaacaggaagggAGAATGGATGTTGGGCAGGCAAAAACAGCCGATACGCAGTACATCATGTCTTTTACTTACTAATTGTACAACCTAAGACAAGAGGTGGCATTTCTATACAGTTTCTTCACctaaaaaaatgatatttatgtTGATGGTGATACTAACTTCCCAGGGTTGTTTGTTCCcagtgaagaaataaaacaatagatgTGAAAAACACCACAATGCCAAGCATAGACTTGCCAACCAATAAATCTGGCTAAATCTGATTATTGATTGGTCCTATCTGCTGGAGTCAAAGGGTATTAGAGCCAGAGTAGCCTAGTTCAAACCCCGCCCCTCTATTTTCTAGCTTCAGAGGAAACAACGAGTCTGGGTTGAAACAGCTTGCCCCAGATCATACTATTAATAAGTAGGTGATCTGAGACTCAGACCTAGGATTTCAGATGCCAATACCCCAGAGTTCTGGCTTCTGGGATATCAAGTGATGCTTGTCTTCCAGAGCCTGAATGTCAGCCCTTCTTCCTCACTTGAAAGTAAAAGTAATATCTAATATTTATCTAGCTCTTATTGAGCACCGGACACCATGCTAATGGTTTTCCATGcgtaatctcatttaatcttcatcaTGATACTGTGAGGCATTgatattattatccctgtttacAGTTGACGAAGCTGAGGGCAACGTGTCACAGTAAGTAGCAGAACAGGGAATTCAATCTGCAGAGTCTGACTTTGGAGCCAGTGTTCTTGTACCTTGTCCAATACTGTCTCCAGTAGATTGAGTTCACATTCCTTGGAGGCATGGAACCCAGTTGAAAATATAGTCCCCTGTGCCTTTTGTAATATTGCATGCATAATTGGCACTAATGAATTTCCGGTTGGTTGCTTAAATACgtgacttgaaaaaaaaaaaaataaggcagaatTCTGTAAGAATTCCCACCTGAGTAGCAAGCATACCTTTCATTTTCATTAGAAAATATATCCTTCCTGTTTTATAGACATTGGAACAGAATGAACTTCATATTTTGACAGCTTTCTTAGAGATTTGAGATACAATTCCATGTAATTAAGAACATAAGACCAGGGGTGTATGGATGTGGGTGGAAGGGGGTGTGGAACAGGTTGTCAATGTGGGGGAGGATGCTGAAGTGTGGGAAAGCAAAAAGCCCTGAAACGTAACTGGTGACCGTCCCCAGGGCCACTGCCACCACAGATTGATAAGCCCATGGGAAGAACCCCAAGATGCACCGGGGAACTAGTTCTTAGCAATTATTTTTTGCTCCAGTGTGCTTTATATGAGTTTATTGCCACATAGGAATAAGAGATTGATACACATTAATCTATTACCTCATTGGaattgtatttgtacatttttgtaGCTATCATGTTTTTGTATGATTATGTGTTATGATTATACATGGGTGAACGGGAGAtccaaaatttttattatttatttcattaagaTTACTGTCACAAAGTCAGCATTAATATTCATGAATATCTTATTTCCTGCCCAGAATGCTATCGCCCTGtattccatttgtttttgttttttataattacTTATAACATTATTGTATGTATGATAATGGTGAGATTTCAAAGCTGTTCAACTGAAGCTTGCTCTGTTTATTTCTAAAAAGACTGTTTTTGGAAAAACATTATCGAGTACTCAGTGTATcacacttctttccttttttaaatcatGACAGGTAAATGCATTGTGATCTTATTGCCCGAGCCTGTTGGCTGGGCTGCGGTGGAGACACTCAGAGATGCTGCCCAGACATACCACCATGTGCCACTCAACAAGATGAGAGGGAGACCTCGTTGGATTCCCTGGCCACAGAGAACCAGACTCCTTTCCAGCTAAGATgaaagagaaactgaggcctctttttctttgttcacAGGACTGTCACTGCAAGCAAAACAACATGCAGAAAAAGCCAAAGAAATTCTCACCAACTCCATTACACCTTCCTGTGATGACAATACAGATGTTTTCAAGTGTTCAGTGGAGCTTTTTCATACCTTGGGAAGAGCCCTAACCTCACTACAAAAGTATCCTTTTGTCTCGTAATCCTTATATTTTGTTCTCAAGGTGAAATAAAAAGTTGATAGGTGACTCGGAAAGGGTGATAGGGAGTAGGGGAGCCAAGAAAGTCTAGGATCTGGGGTCCCATAATCTAGAACCAAGTGTACAGTTCCTTGAACCCAACTCAGATTTAAGGAAGCTTCACAGAAtttgacaaaagcagagagaCTTTCAAAAGAGCTGCTGCAATGTGGGAGAATTATAAAGGAAGAATGGATGGAAATTCAAGCGCAGATCAAATTGTCATTTGCACAGTAAGTTTCAAGTTCAGGACTTTGTCTGTATGATAGCTCAAGGTTCTTAACGGTAGAATCTGTCTTCAGGGAGGAGGACCTTCAGCATGGGACTTTTCCAAGCAAAGTGGCCGTTGTCCAGAAGTAAAAGGGGAACACAGTCACATCAGAGCTGCCACCACCAAGACACACATCAGTGACACCTTTCACTAAACATAGTGCTCTCATATCCACCCATGGGTCCTAGAGCTCTGATCATCATTCCCCTTTCTCTCTGCCTGCTCTCCCTGCCTCCacacccttccctctctccctcccttccttttgtcTTCTACTGCTCCAGTCTAGAATGCTTCAATAGATTGATTTGATGATTAAGGCCTCAAAGCAGAAACATCTTAAACCTATCCAAATCCGTGATGATGAGAGGTTCTTTGTTCCTTTCCACAGTCCACATACACCATAGAAATCCAGCTGGAAGAGACATAAATACTTGAAACCTGGAGGGAAGAGAAGATGGGTCTTGTAGTTAGCACATTATCTCACCCCAAAGGCCAACCCTAAGCTAACTCCTTAGAGTATTGAGGTGACAGAGTAGGCCCACACTCTTTGGAAGGATGGATTGGGGTTGCAAGGGGAGAGAATGGATTATTCTAGAAGAGGCAGAGAATCCCAGCAAACCTACATGGCTGCCCTTAGCCAAAGCCAGAATAAATCAGTTACCTTCCTAACTACACTACACTCATAGGTTGATTCCCAAGAAAGGACTCAGAGACCCAGTAGAATCGTTTAAGAAGGGAAGCGAAGGGTCGCGATGGGAGCACACCTAAGGCTTCTGTATGAATGGAAGCTGAGAAGGACCAACTAACTAAtgcttttcaagatgtttttttttttttttaatcataattcCCCCtggttaatttgttttgttttggtctttttttttcttttagtttttttttactttaagtgcAGAAAGTTCGTCAGCCCATGCAAGACCTTtttgtatgctttttaaaatacaaagcttttttttcctcttcatctcTGATTTTCACTCTCATTATCATCACCACACATACAACCTTGATATGTATTTTACTTAGTCTATGTCTTTGAATATGTATCTCTGAATAGTAGTATTGTTTTATGCATTGATGCTATTTAAGTTTGTATAAATTCGTAGCCTACATCTCATTCTGTTGCTCACTTTTTCCACCCAACACAGTTTTCAGTTGTTGTACATACCTTAGTTCATGACTGCTACACAGTGCTCCATAGAATGCATGTACCTCACGTTGCTTACCTGTATCCCAGAAATGGGCATTGAGCTTGTCCCCAGTTCTCTGTTCCCACAGCAGTGCTGCTATGATCGTCCTTACACAGGTTCACTT
The Choloepus didactylus isolate mChoDid1 chromosome 4, mChoDid1.pri, whole genome shotgun sequence DNA segment above includes these coding regions:
- the TTC23 gene encoding tetratricopeptide repeat protein 23 isoform X3; this translates as MQESQETQISNHLDETVAAVSITPRKKIQIKLPQTALFQPPREKLLQCEEKAKSYSSSHEYKQAVHELVRCIALTRICYGDSHWKLAEAYVHLAQGYLQMKGLSLQAKQHAEKAKEILTNSITPSCDDNTDVFKCSVELFHTLGRALTSLQKFKEASQNLTKAERLSKELLQCGRIIKEEWMEIQAQIKLSFAQLYQGQKQSKAALPYYQEALEYTEISKGEKTLECVPILRELASVEQALGFHDSAVNHFLQAHFIVLGKNPCQEEAADSAHCVAQAAVTSGRPEHHDVAEQYFQESMAKLKDAEGMGRAKFLSIQDEFCHFLKTTGQEELHHSPAQEPPLISYSLERKSKLLSLA